TCACCAGCGCACGCCCGACGCGCCCGGAAATCGGCGCGGTGACGGTGGCGTAACCGAGGTTCAGCTTCGCGCGCTCGACCGCTGCCTTGTTGGCGGCGACGTCGGCGGCGGTTTGCCGGGCACTGGCGCGGGCGTTGTCGTAGTCCTGACCGCTAATGGCTTTGTCGTCGATCAACTGCGCGTAACGTTGCTCCTGCAGTTTTGCCTGGAACGCATTGGCTTCGGCTTTGCGCAGCGCGGCTTCGGCGCTGTCGAGGTCAGCCTTGAATGGGGCTGGATCGATACGGAACAGCACGTCACCCTTTTTCACGTCGCTGCCTTCATGGAAAGTGCGCTGCAGTACCACGCCGGCCACCCGTGCGCGTACCTCGGCAATGCGCGGCGCAACAATCCGGCCACTGAGTTCGCTGCTGATGGTCAGAGGGTGGGTCTCGATGGTCTCGATGCGCACCGTGGCCGGCGGCGCCTGCTCTTCGGCGTTCGAGGATGAGTCGCAGGCGCTCAGCGTCAGCGCCATTGCGATCAGGCCGAGCCCGGCCAGCCATTTGTTCGACATGTACAACCCCCAATATTGATGGCCGCATCCTACGGCCAGATGCGGAGGTTAGCGGTGAAGCTTTGTAGGTGCTCTGTGAAATTGTGTAAGGGTTTTACTCAGGGACGGGTGAGGGCGTATATCCTTCAGCCCTTGAAATTTTTTGCGACTGTATAGATAGCTTTCGCGAGCAGGCTCGCAAGCGCGATCTCCTGTGGGAACGAGCTTGCTCGCGAAATTGCCTCATCGTTCGCCACAGCACTTTCTGGAAACACCCCATGCCCAACATCCTCCTGGTCGAAGACGACACCGCCCTCGCCGAACTGATTTCCAGCTACCTCGAACGCAACGGTTATTCGGTCAGCGTCATCGGCCGGGGTGACCACGTGCGTGAGCGGGCGCGGCTCAATCCGCCGGACCTGGTGATTCTCGACCTGATGCTGCCGGGGCTCGATGGCCTGCAAGTCTGTCGCTTGCTCAGGGCAGATTCGGCGACGCTGCCGATTCTGATGCTGACCGCCCGCGACGACAGCCACGATCAAGTGCTGGGCCTGGAAATGGGCGCTGACGATTACGTCACCAAGCCCTGCGAGCCCCGTGTTTTGCTGGCGCGTGTGCGCACGTTGTTGCGTCGCAGCAGCCTCGGCGAGCCGCTGACGGTCAACGACCGCATCGTCATGGGTAATCTGTGCATCGACCTGTCCGAGCGCACGGTGAGCTGGCGCGATCAGCCGGTCGAACTGTCCAGTGGGGAATACAATTTGCTGGTGGTGCTGGCCCGGCACGCCGGCGAAGTGCTCAGTCGTGACCAGATTCTGCAACGTCTGCGCGGTATCGAATTCAACGGCACCGACCGCTCGGTGGACGTGGCGATTTCCAAGCTTCGGCGCAAATTCGACGACCATGCCGGCGAAGCGCGCAAGATCAAAACCGTGTGGGGCAAGGGTTACTTGTTCAGCCGGTCCGAGTGGGAATGCTGAGCCGATGTTTCGCCTGCTTTTTCGCCTGTATCTGGTGACGATCGTTTCCTACAGCGCGGCCATCTACCTGGTGCCGGATCTGGTGGTCATGGCCTTCCGCGAGCGCTTCGTCACCTACAACCTGGACTATTCGCGTGGCCTGCAAACGCTGATCGCCAGACAGTTCCACACCGCGCCGCGGGAACAGTGGCCGGCGCTTGCCGTGTCGTTGAACAAGGATTTTCAGCCGCTGGGCATAATCCTGGCACGCATCGACAGCGCCGATTTCACGGCCATTGAGCGGCAACGCCTTCGCCGAGGCGAAAACATAGTGCGCATTGGTGACTGGGGTTGGCGAACGCTGGCGGCGGCACCGCTGGACAACGACACCGCCGTGAAAATGATCGTCCCGCCGGATCCGATGGACGTCAATCTGTTGTACTGGAGCATCAACGTGCTGATTGGCGCGAGCCTGTTGGCGTGTCTGCTGTTGTGGTTGCGCCCGCACTGGCGCGATCTGGAACGCCTCAAAGCCACGGCCGAACGCTTCGGTAAAGGCCATCTCGGCGAGCGCACCAACATCACCGCAAGTTCGAACATTGGTAGCCTGGCGAACGTCTTCGATACCATGGCCGGCGATATCGAGAAACTGCTGAACCAGCAACGCGATCTGCTCAACGCGGTTTCCCACGAATTGCGCACGCCGCTGACGCGCCTGGATTTCGGCCTGGCGCTGGCCCTGTCCGACGATTTGCCGACCGCCAGCCGCGAGCGTCTTCAGGGTCTGGTCGCGCATATCCGCGAACTGGACGAGTTGGTGCTTGAGCTGCTGTCGTACAGCCGCTTGCAAAATCCCGCGCAAATACCCGAGCAGGTCCAGGTGTCGCTGGATGAATTCATCGACAGCATTCTTGGCAGTGTCGACGAGGAGCTCGAATCGCCGGAGATCGTCATCGACGTTCTGCTGCACGGCCAGCTCGAGCGCTTCGCTCTGGACCCGCGCCTGACCGCCCGGGCGATCCAGAATCTGCTGCGCAATGCCATGCGCTATTGCGAAAAACGCATCCAGATTGGCGTGCAGGTCAACGGTGCCGGTTGCGAAATCTGGGTGGACGACGACGGCATCGGCATCCCCGAGGACGAGCGTGAGCGGATCTTCGAACCGTTCTACCGCTTGGACCGCAGCCGCGACCGCGCTACCGGTGGCTTTGGCCTGGGCCTGGCAATCAGCCGCCGGGCCTTGGAAGCACAGGGCGGCACATTGACCGCAGAAAGCTCGCCGCTGGGTGGGGCACGGTTCAGGTTGTGGCTACCGATTACTGATTAAGCAGACAAATACCTGTAGGAGCTGCCGCAGGCTGCGATCTTTTGATTTGGTTTTTCAAGATCAAGGTCAAAAGATCGCAGCCTGCGACAGCTCCTACAGGGGGATGTGTATTGATCAGATCAGCTTGGTGGATTGGATCAACTCAACGCCTGCCGCTTGCATCCGCTCAATCGCAGTCGCGAGCGAGCCATCCATATCAATCGCTCGACACGCATCCAGCACCACGAACGTATTGAATCCTGCCGCTCGTGCATCCAGCGCCGAGTACATCACGCAGAAATCCAGTGCCAAGCCGACCATGTAAACCGTGTCGATCCCGCGTTCTTTCAAGTAGCCGGCCAAGCCCGTGGTGGTTACACGGTCGGCTTCGAGAAACGCCGAGTAACTATCGATGTCCGGATTGCAGCCTTTGCGGATAACCAGTTGGGCGTGGGGCAGGTCCAGCTCCGGGTGAAACTCGGCGCCGGCTGTAGCTTGCACACAATGCTCGGGCCACAGCGTCTGTTCACCGTAAGGCAATTCAATGACATCGTAAGGCTGGTGGCCGGGATGGCTGGAGGCGAAAGAGGTGTGGCCGCGAGGGTGCCAGTCCTGAGCGATGACCACTTGCTGGAACTGACGCGCCAGGTGGTTGATCAGCGGCACGATCTGCTCACCGCCGGGCACCGGCAGGCTGCCTCCCGGAATGAAGTCGTTCTGAACATCGATAACCAATAATGCAGTGCGAGACGAAATCGGCATAGGTGCAATCCTCCTTGGACAAATCACTTGCCCAGAATAGTGACAACGTTGGCTAGGCGGTTAAACGTCTTCTCAACAACTGTGCCCGCTGTTGCAGATCCGCTGTTGGCACGTGGCCGATCAGCATCCATGCATGTTCGCGCTCGGTCCAATACACGACGTTCATCTCGTGCCGACGCTCGTTGGCAAATGGCTGGCTGCCGCTGTTCGAGCGGGTGATGCACAAGGCCAACGGCCCGTGCCGCTGATCCAGATAAACGATCTGCGCAATCGGCACGCCGTCGTACTCAAGCAACTGTGCACGTTTGAACTCGGCACCGGGCAGTTTCAATGCTGCCGGTGACAGAGTCAGGCCCAGACGTGCATCGACGCTGCGCAGTTGCGCTCGTTGCGTAGCTTCGTCGCTGGGCAAGTGATCGAGGGTTTGCGGCACGTAGAGAGCCATGTAGTCGCCGACCATTCCACGCCAGTGATGCGTTTGCTGCGCCTGCCAGCCGAGGATCAACCGGTCGGCCAATCCGCCGCCGACCACCAGAGCGGCCGCCGCGCCGCCGATAAACCAGCGGCGACTCAGCCCGGGAGGTGGTGGCGAAGGAATAGCATCCAGCCGCGCCTGCAAACGATCCAGCGGCGCCTGTTGCGCCAGTTCGTCATAGGCGCTTTTGAACGGCAGATTGCTGCGCTCCAGCCATTGCACGCGCAGGCTGAGCAGCGGGTCGTCGGCGATGGCCGTGTCCAATTGGCTGCGATATCCTGGGTCCAGTTCGTCATCCAGATAGGCGACCAGTTGCTCGTCCGAAGGTGTATTCATGGCCGGGTTCCTTCGGTGGTTTTCGGCACCGCTTGCAAGGGCGGGTATTCGGCGAGTTTCAGGCGCGCGGTGGCCAGTCGGCTCATCACTGTGCCGATCGGTACTTGCAGGATTTCGGCGACTTCGCGGTAGGACAAACCCTCGACATAGGCCAGATACACCGTTTCACGCTGGGTTTCCGGCAGTGCATCAACGCGGCGAATCACTTGGGTGGCCATCACATGAGTTTGCGCGGCGTATTCCCCGTCGAACGTCAGTTGCGTGTCGGCATCGACCTGCCCCGAGCCATGGCGCACTCGGCGCGCGCGCACTTCGTTCAGCCAGATCGAATGCAGAATGCTCAGCAACCAGCGATCCATGCGCGTGCCGGCCACGTACTGGCCGCAGCGCTCCAGCGCCCGCACGCAGGTGGCCTGCACCAGATCCTCGGCGACATGCCGATTGCGCGACAGCAGCAAACCGTAGCGCCACAAGCGCGCCAGATGCTGTCCGAGTTCGGCTCTGAAAGCCTGATCGCTGACGATGATCGTCTCCACTTATTATAAAGGTCAGATTTTCGTTGAATCGTTGATGGCTTCAGCCAGATCCTGATATTCCTCACAAGACGTGCCGCAAATCGACTGGATCTGCTGCAACTGTTCTTGCGCCAGGTCGACGCGTCCTTTGATCACATAGGCTTCGCCGAGGTATTCGCGCACCTGCGCATACTGCGGATCGAGTTTCACTGATTGCAGGTAATAGCCGATGCCCTCGTCGGTGCGCCCCAGTTTGCGCGTCGCATATCCGCGATAATTGAAAGCCTTGGCGGTATTCGGTTGCTTGAGGGTGTCGAGTAACGCCAGCGCCTCATCGTAGCGGCCGGCCTTGGCCAGACGATAGGCGTAATCGGTGCGGTCCGCGTCCGGTAACAGGCTGCTGGTCTGCAAGACGCATTTTTGCGTTTTGCTGTCCCAGACCTGACCTTTCGGGCATTCGGGCTTCTGCACCGGATCTTCTTCGTCACCGTTGGCGAAGGCCAGATGACTCGACATCGCAGCGGCCAGTAACAACGGGGCGGCGAACATAACGGAACGGATAGTCATGGGCAAGGCTCCACAGGGGGTTATGTTTCACTTTGAACACCACAGGGTGAAATTTTATTCATTGCATTTGTCAGTGACTGTTCAAGTCAGGCACAAATTCCGGCGCTATGCTCGTCAGCGTCTGCCGTTGATCCACACTGGACCGCCGGAAGACGTGACTTTCAATCGGGTGAGATCCACCAGTTTCATCGCAGCGTTGTGTGCGGCGCAGCGGGCGAAACTCGATGAGCAGATTGGTGCATTGATCGCGGCCGAGCCTGAGTTGCGGGGCAGGGATGTGGTGACGGTTCCCTACGAAACCGTGGCCTTCGTGACACGAAAATTCCTGTAGGAGCTGCCGCAGGCTGCGATTTTTTGATCTTGTCTTTTTAAAAACAACATCAAAAGATCGCAGCCTGCGGCAGCTCCTACGGGGTGGAGTGTTGCAGTAACCTCTTCAAGTCAGTCCCGCATTTGGCTGAACCGCCACTGTGATGCCTTGTTATAGTTCGGGCCTCATTTTCTGCCCGGTAAAGGATCACTGCCATGAATCAATACTCCGCCTTCAGCGTCGAACTGGCCGATAACATCGCTCATGTGCAGATCAATCGACCGGAAAAGATCAACTCGATGAACGCGGCGTTCTGGAGCGAGATCATCGAGATCTTTCAGTGGATCGACGACACCGATGAAGTTCGTGTGGTGGTGCTCAGTGGCAACGGCAAGCATTTTTCTTCCGGGATTGATCTGATGATGCTCGCCGGGGTTGCCAATGAACTGGGCAAAGACGTCGGTCGCAATGCGCGCCTGTTGCGGCGCAAAATCCTCACCCTGCAAGCCTCGTTCAACGCCGTCGACAACTGCCGCAAACCGGTGCTCGCCGCTATTCAGGGTTACTGCCTGGGTGGCGCCATCGATCTGATCGCCGCGTGCGACATGCGTTACGCTGCCGAAGATGCACAATTCTCGATCAAGGAAATTGATATCGGCATGGCCGCCGATGTTGGCACTTTGCAACGGTTGCCACGGATCATCGGTGACGGCATGCTGCGTGAACTGGCTTACACCGGTCGCACTTTCGGCGCTGAAGAAGCGCGCAGCATCGGCCTGGTCAACCGCGTTTATGGCGACAAGGAGGCACTGCTGGAGGGTGTCATCGAGATCGCCCGGGACATCGCCTCCAAAACGCCAATAGCGGTGACTGGCACCAAGGAAATGATCAGCTACATGCGCGACCATCGCATTGACGACGGTCTCGAATACGTTGCCACCTGGAACGCCGCCATGTTGCAATCCACCGATTTGCGCGTGGCCATGGCCGCCCACATGAGCAAACAGAAACCCGAATTTCTGGACTGAGAAACCATGACAGCTCGCTGGACCACTGCAGTACTCGACACCGATCAACCGGGCGGCTGGGCCGTGGCGCGCAGCCCGGAAGGCTTTCTGTTCGATGACAACGGCGCACTGTTCCCGCGCGAATGGCTCAAGCGTCAGGATCTGTCGATTCTCGCCGAGCACGGCATCGGTCATCTCGATGGCGAACCGGTTTTTCTCTTGGAATTGAGCAGTGTCAGCGAGGTGCCGGGTTGCTCCTGGAAAGGTCTGCGAGCATTCATGCTCGAAGGCGATCACACCCTTTATAAAGTGCTCGGTTATGCCGCGCAGATCGGCACGTGGGCGCGGGAACATCGTTTTTGTGGCAATTGCGGGCAGTCGATGACGCAGGTGCCGCGCGAACGAGCAATGTACTGCGAGCCCTGCGGGTTGCGCAATTATCCGCGGATTTCGCCGAGCATGATCGTGCTGATCACCCGTGGCGACGAGATTTTGCTGGCGCGCTCGCCGCGTTTTGTTACCGGGGTTTACAGCACGCTTGCGGGTTTTGCCGAACCGGGGGAATCGGCCGAAGAGTGCCTGATCCGCGAAGTGCGCGAGGAAGTGCAGATCGAGGTGAAGAACATTCAGTATCTGGGCAGTCAGTGCTGGCCGTTCCCGCATTCCATGATGCTCGGCTTCCATGCCGAATACGCGGGTGGCGAGATTGTCTGCCAGGAAGACGAGATCGAAGACGCCCAGTGGTTCAACGTGCACGACTTGCCGCCGTTGCCGGCCTCGAAGTCGATTGCCCGTTACCTGATCGACGTCTACGTGGCGCGGCGCTTAGGCCACGCTGAACCAGTGCTGCCAGGCTAGACGAACGGTCAAACCCAGCACTACGGTGATGAACACCGGACGGATGAATTTGGCGCCACCGCTGATTGCGGTGCGCGCGCCGAAGAATGCGCCGACCATCACCGACAGGCCCATGCTCAGGCCGATGATCCAGTCCACTTGCCCGGAAAATACGAACACCGACAGCGCCGCAATGTTGCTGACGAAGTTCATGCTGCGCGCGACGCCGCTGGCCTTGACCAGATCGATCGGGTAGAGCAACAGACTGCTGACCGTCCAGAACGCGCCGGTACCGGGCCCGGCGACGCCGTCGTAGAAACCGAGGCTGAAGCCTTGGGTCGACTGCCATTTCTTTTTGATCGGAGCATCGCTGTCCAGCGGTGCTTTTGGCGTGCCACCGAATAACAAATAAAGGCCACAGGCGAAGACGATCACCGGGAGCATCTTGTTCAGCCATTCTGCCGGTAAATAATGCGCGACGACGGCGCCGGTCAACGCGCCGACCAGCGTACCGACGATGGCGTGCACCCACTGACGCGGGTGAAACAGCTTGCGTCGATAGAAGGTGAAGCTCGCGGTGGCCGAGCCAAACGTCGAGCTGAGCTTGTTGGTGCCGAGCACCAGATGCGGCGGCAGGCCAGCCGTCAACAGCGCCGGGGTGGTCAACAGACCGCCGCCGCCGGCGATGGCGTCTATGAATCCGGCAACGAAAGCGACGAGCGCCAGGATGGCGAGGGTGGTGAGGTCAACGCTGAGTTCGAAAGGCATGGAATCGGCTTATTCGGCAAGGCGCAGAACATGAGCTGCGGGGAGGGCGGTCATGTTACTCATTTCCAGGTGTTGCGGCGACCCACAGCACGCTTTCACAGAATCACTTGAAATGCATTGCGTGTAGGAGCTGCCGCAGGCTGCGATCTTTTGACCTTGTTTTTAAAAAATCCAAGTCAAAAGATCGCAGCCTGCGGCAGCTCCTACACGAGGAACGGCGTTATAGGTCGAGGTCAGACAGGCCCGGGTGATCATCCGGGCGTCGCCCCAGTGGCCAATGGAATTTGCGCTCGCTTTCCTTGATCGGCATGTCATTGATACAGGCATAGCGCTGGAACATCAGGCCCTGTTCGTCAAACTCCCAGTTTTCATTGCCGTAGGAGCGGAACCAGTTGCCGGAATCGTCATGCCATTCATAGGCGTAACGCACCGCGATACGCGCATCGGAGAACGCCCACAATTCCTTGATCAAGCGATAATCCAGCTCTTTCGCCCATTTGCGAGTCAGGAAAGCCTTGGCTTCTTCGCGGTTGTTGGCGAACTCGGCGCGGTTGCGCCATTTTGTGTCGAGCGTGTAAGCGAGGGAGACTTTTTCCGGATCGCGAGAATTCCAGCCATCTTCGGCCAGGCGAACTTTCTCGATCGCCGACTCACGATTGAAGGGCGGTAATGGCGGACGTACCTGAGCTGCGGTAGACATATCAGTTTCTCGAGTTAATGTGCGGTTTAACAACAAGTTCCGCTTATCAAGGCATTACAGGTCCAATAACTTGCGCGCCATGCATCGCGCATTATCGGCGGCACTGTGATCACCCATCACAAGCGCTACGGTAATGGCTCCGTCGATCAGGATCAGCAGCTGTCTGGCCAGCAGTTGCGGATCTTCGGCGCCATGTTCGCTACACAGCTCGCACACGTAGTCGAGCAGCTTCTGTTTGTGTTCTTTGGCGACCTGCCGCACGGGGTCCTGCGGGTCACCGGTCTCGCCGCTGGTGTTAATGAAAGCACAGCCGCGAAAGCCTTCCGAGGCGAACCAGCCCTTGAGCACAGTAAACAGATTGAGCAGGCGGTCAGCCGGGGTCTCGGCCTGATCGACGGCGCTTCTGTACCAATGCATCCAGCGAATGTCGCGGCGTTGCAGCGCTTCGACGGTTAGCGCGTCCTTGTCGGCAAAATAGCGGTAAATGCTTTTCCTGGAGACACCTGCGGTTTTCACCAGGAGATCCATGCTGGTGGCGGCAATGCCACTTTTGTAGATCAGTTTTTCAGTGACATCCAGAATGATGTCGCGGGTTTCGGTATTGGCGATTGCGTTCATGTCGCAAACAGAAGAACGGTTGTTCTCCTTGGTCAAGCGTGTATTTTTGTCGACTGTGCATTTGCCTTTGCAAGGAAGCTCTCGCCCACAGAGGGAAACATTTCTTATGTGGGAGCGAGCCTGCTCGCGAAGAGGTTATTACCGCCACTAACAAGACCCGAAGGATGTGATGGTGTAAGCTCTCAAGCTCTTCGGATTCGACCATTGCGAGCCCTATGCCGTTGCTTTTCAAACGTTCCCTGCTGCCCAAACTGCGCAGCTTCCCGCTGACCGCCGAGGCCGTGACGATTCTGTCCGGTGCCGCCGAGTTTCGTCGCTGCCTGCTTGAGCAAATCGCCGCAGCGACCCAGCGCATCTACATCGTCGCGCTGTATTTGCAGCAAGACGAAGCCGGTCAGGAAATCCTTGATGCCCTGCACGCCGCCAAGCTCAAGCGTCCCGAGTTGGAAATCGCTGTAGTCGTCGATTGGTTGCGCGCGCAACGCGGCTTGATCGGTGCCGGCAAGCAGCCGGGTAATTCGGCGTGGTATCAGGAAATGACCCGTACGCATCAGAGCGAAGTGCCGATCTACGGCGTGCCGGTGCAGACCCGAGAACTCTTCGGCGTTTTGCATTTGAAGGGCTTTGTGATCGACGATTGCGTGGTCTACAGCGGTGCCAGCCTGAACAATGTGTACCTGCACAAATTCGACAAGTACCGGTTCGACCGTTATCACGTCCTGCGCAGCCATGAGCTGGCGGACTCGATGCATCACCTGGTCAAGCACGGTCTGATCGAGTCGAAAGCGGTGCATCGCCTCGACCTGCCGAACCTGCCGACCACGCGCAGCCTGCGCAACGACATCGGCGACCTGCGCAGCCGCTTGAAATATGCGACCTACGACACAGCTACCGGCACAACGGCCAAAGACGGTTTGTCGGTCACGCCGCTGTTGGGCGTGGGCAAAAACAATCCGCTGAACCGCGCCATTCTTGAACTGATCGCCAGCGCGCAACAGCAGCTGACCATCTGCACGCCGTACTTCAACCTGCCGCTGGGCGTGATCCGCGAGATCAATCGCGCGTTGGCCCGTGGCGTGAAGATCGATATCGTGGTCGGCGACAAAACCGCCAACGACTTCTATATTCCGCCGAGCGAGCCGTTCAGGGTGATCGCAGCGCTGCCGTATCTGTACGAGATCAGTCTGCGCCGGTTTGCCAAACGGCATCAGCGCAATATCGACAGCGGCCAATTGAATCTGCACTTGTGGCGCGACGGCGACAACACCTACCACCTCAAGGGCATGTGGATCGATCAGCGTTATACGTTGCTGACCGGCAACAACCTCAATCCACGGGCGTTCCGTCTGGACCTGGAAAACGCGCTGCTGATTGATGACCCGAAAGGCCAGTGGCTGGCGCCGCGGTCGCAGGAGCTGGAGGAGATTTTCCGTCATACCACGCGCATCGACAGCTTCCAAAGCCTGGAAACGCTGCCGGAGTACCCGGCGGGGGTGGCGAAGTTTCTCAAGCGTGTGAGTCGGGTGCGGATCGAGCGGTTGCTGTACAGAATCCTTTAACAGCAAAAGATCGCAGCCTGCGGCAGCTCCTACATCGGACCGTGTAGGAGCTGCCGCAGGCTGCGATCTTTTAGACTGACGTATCCGATAACTCAGTTCAGACCCAGCTTCCCACGCATCGTCGACAGGTCTTCCGCCAAAGTATTCACCGGCCCGACCAGCGCCTTGCGGTCGTTATCCTTGACCTTGTCATATGTCTCAAACCCGCCATCGGCAGTCTTGTACCTGGCCAGAATCTTGTCGACCGTGGCGAAGTTCTTGTCGACTTTGGCGACGAAAGCCTTGTCCTGCTGTTCGATTTGCGTGCGGAACAAATCAACGATTTTCTTCGCACCGTCGATGTTGCCCTGGAAGTCATACAGGTCAGTGTGGCTGTAGCGGTCTTCTTCGCCGGAGATCTTGGTTGCGGCGACTTCTTCAAGCAGCGCCGCAGCGCCGCCCACGACCTTTTCCGGCGGGAAGGTCAGACCGGCCACGCGGGTCTGCAAGTCTTTGACATCGCTGTTCAGCTTGTCCGCCAGCGCACCCAGGCCCTGCGTGCTTTTTTCCGCAAACAGCGAGTATTCGATCCGGTGAAACCCGGTGAAATCCTCCGCTTTCACGCCTTTCTCATGGTCGTCGACCCGCGAGTCAATGGATGCATCCAGGTCACTGAACAGCTCGGCAATCGGCTCGATTGATTCGTAGTAAACACGCGTGGGCGCATACAGCTTTTGCGCGGTGGCCAGATCACCTTTTTTGACTGCGTCGGTGAATTGCTGTGTGTGGCTGCCCAGCTCATCGAGTTTTTCGCTGACGTAGATCTTGTAATCCGACACCGGCCCGACCAGATCCAGCGGTGCCGGTGCGGCAAACGCTGACAGCGGGGTGTTGAGCAAACCAAGGGTCAGCAATAACGCGAGTGGCGTTTTTTTCATGGGGGCGGCTCCAGTGTCGACAGGTGTCATGCGTTGGTATGGGGTTGTGTGGCCGCGAGCAGCGAACGCCCAAGGAAATCCTGGTCGCCCGTCACGCCCGGCAGTGTGAAGAAGTAACCGCCGCCGACCGGTTTGAGGTATTCCTCAAGCGGTTCGCCGTTGAGGCGGGTCTGCACGGCGATAAAGCCTTTTTCCAGGTCGGCCTGGTAACAAATGAACAGCAGGCCCATGTCAAGCTGACCGTTCTTGTTCACGCCGTTGGAATAGTTGAATGGCCGGCGCAGGATCAGGTTCGCCTGGCTCTCGGCGGTGCGCGGGTTGGCCAGGCGAATGTGCGCGTCGAGTCTGGTCAGCTTGCCCG
This window of the Pseudomonas fluorescens genome carries:
- the efeO gene encoding iron uptake system protein EfeO, whose translation is MKKTPLALLLTLGLLNTPLSAFAAPAPLDLVGPVSDYKIYVSEKLDELGSHTQQFTDAVKKGDLATAQKLYAPTRVYYESIEPIAELFSDLDASIDSRVDDHEKGVKAEDFTGFHRIEYSLFAEKSTQGLGALADKLNSDVKDLQTRVAGLTFPPEKVVGGAAALLEEVAATKISGEEDRYSHTDLYDFQGNIDGAKKIVDLFRTQIEQQDKAFVAKVDKNFATVDKILARYKTADGGFETYDKVKDNDRKALVGPVNTLAEDLSTMRGKLGLN
- the pssA gene encoding CDP-diacylglycerol--serine O-phosphatidyltransferase; the protein is MPLLFKRSLLPKLRSFPLTAEAVTILSGAAEFRRCLLEQIAAATQRIYIVALYLQQDEAGQEILDALHAAKLKRPELEIAVVVDWLRAQRGLIGAGKQPGNSAWYQEMTRTHQSEVPIYGVPVQTRELFGVLHLKGFVIDDCVVYSGASLNNVYLHKFDKYRFDRYHVLRSHELADSMHHLVKHGLIESKAVHRLDLPNLPTTRSLRNDIGDLRSRLKYATYDTATGTTAKDGLSVTPLLGVGKNNPLNRAILELIASAQQQLTICTPYFNLPLGVIREINRALARGVKIDIVVGDKTANDFYIPPSEPFRVIAALPYLYEISLRRFAKRHQRNIDSGQLNLHLWRDGDNTYHLKGMWIDQRYTLLTGNNLNPRAFRLDLENALLIDDPKGQWLAPRSQELEEIFRHTTRIDSFQSLETLPEYPAGVAKFLKRVSRVRIERLLYRIL